Part of the Serinus canaria isolate serCan28SL12 chromosome 1, serCan2020, whole genome shotgun sequence genome is shown below.
AAGGAAGTAAGCATTTGGGAAACATCTCACTTACCATTTGTCACAAAAACTTGAGCAGCTCCTCCAAAGCAGCCACCCTAGTTTATGGAGACAGGCTTACATGGAGTTTATGGAGGCAAGTGACCCACAGTGAGCAGGATGCGTGGGGGACACTCAGAAGAGGGGACCCAGTGCTTGGGGCCATCTCTAGCCCACCACCTTCTCACAGAATGTATTGGATGTCCATGGCAGGGTTTTGGTAGTGGGGAGCTatagaaaaatgtgtgtgtgtgaaatgcTGTCAGAAGCTTCCCTGtatccagcagagccaatgccagcccACTGCAAGATGGTCCCACTGCTGGTCATGGCTGAGCCCGGCAGCTGGGATAACAGAGTTAAAGAAAGGCCAAACAATGCACAATGGGAGTTGGAGAGAGGAGTGGGAATATGTGAAAGGGATGGGCTCTGCAGGCACCCAGCTCGGTGCAGAggtggggcaggaggtgctccaggtaccagagctgggattcccctgcagcccctggagcagtccatggggaggcagctgtgcccctgcagcccatggagatccatggggatgcacagatccccctgcagcccgtggaggagacccacagcagagccagggggaTCCTtactgcagtgctcagagctgcatctGACACTCTAAAAAGGTTCAGTACGATCTATTTTGGGTCTTAGCAGTATTTAATTCCTTCACTGTGTGCTCGCAGCCCAGAGGGGTTGCAGACAGAGATTTTCCAGATTAGTGCTCTTTTTGTGACAGTCACAGAACAcgcctcagcagcagcagggtgtaTGTCTTGTAAAGCAGGAGTGCACTTCAAATTGTGCTGGGTCTGCATCCAGCTTGTCTGCCATACATTTGAAGCTGAAATCACTCCAGCATTAGCTACAGCTCAAAAGGAGACACATAACTCACTTTACATAGAAGCACACTTTGATACACTCTTTCTTCAGACAGCAGGGATAAATGACTTGTAGGAAGATACCATTTGCAGGACAGAAAATTTATGTTGCAGAGACTAGAGATTTTCTAAAGCTTTATTATTGATGCAATGAATTAGTATTTGCTACTCGATGTAATCTTGGCACATGCAATATGCTTTTtactgttttgaaaagaaatggaaatgcagagtagctgttttatttcaaaatggcATCACATCAATCaggcttttctttgtttgttttgaaggaGGTGTATATGTAGGGCTGTTAGATGACAGGTCTCAAAATGCATACAAAGTATTTTACCTTTGGAAGGTGATTGTTACGGAGCAGATTCTGCATACtactgttttcattaaaatagcTGAATATGAAAAGAAGAACCTGCtaatattaaagaataaatcTTGCTCTCATTCACTGGTTTACTCCACTCCTTTCCTTGCTCCCAGTCCTAATAGGTATTACCCCATGAGATCTCTCTTCACCTCCATATTTTTTACTGAATCCCAGTAGCAGAAAACATTCTCCTACCACtagatgaagagaaaaagagtaGGAATTCTTGCTTGAGAATTACTAGAATTTACAAAAATCAAGAGGATGACGGCATGCAGTAGGAATGATGCCACcgaaagtggaagaaaaatccttcagtccttttttctttctcacacaAGATTTGCAGTGTTATCACTGGGAATTCTGCTTCAGCAATAGCTTGTAGaactgacattaaaaaaattccacagaaTATAAAGGGAATTTATGACATaacaaataatatttaatatatagCATTGAATGCATACACATCAGTACCAGTGCCGTAACAACAAAACAGAACTTGTAAAATTAGCAGCAGTTTTTTGCAAGtacaaaaatacacatttttttcagaacataTATAATAGCAAAATTTAACAGGATATATTATACAAACTCAAAGCATTTAGATAATGCATTATTCCAATATATTATATGATGTAGGACACAGACAGTGAGACCGAGTGCACCCTCGGCAGGTTGGTAGGTGACAGGATGCTGAGAGCTGCAACTGACACAACAGAAGGACGGGATGTCacccagagggacctggacaaacTTGAGAAGTGGGCCCATGAGTTGTTGAACCTCAGGAGGTTCAACAAGTCtaagtgcaaggtgctgcaccttgCCCTGGGTCAGGAGAAGCCCAGATACAGGTACAGACTGGGAGAAGAActcactgagagcagccctgccaagaaggacttgggggtgctggagGATGAGAGGCTGGCCATGAGCTGtcagtgtgcacacacagcccaggaagCCAaagctgtcctgggctgcatccagtggtgggcagcagggccagggaggggattctgcccctctgctctgctcagatcccacctgcagggctgcatcagctctggggtcccagcacagtgaggacagggacctgctggagtgagtACAGAGAAGGACCATAAAGAACATTAGAGGAATGGAAAATCTCCTCtgtgaggaaatgctgagagTTGGGATTGTTAAGCCTCGAGAAGAGGAGGCTTCAAGAAGACCTAACTTAGGCCTTCCAATACCTTAAGGGGGCTTataaaaaagaagggaagtgGCTTTTCATGTGGGCAGAtagcagcaggacaaggggcaaggttttaaattaaaagagagcAGGATtagattaggaagaaattctacTCAGAGagtggtgaagcactggaacaggttgccccAAGAAGttatggatgccccatccctggaagtattcaaggctgggttggatggggctctgagcaacttggtctagtgggAGGTATCCCTGTCTCTGGCAAGGGGTTGGAAcgggatgatctttaaggtcctttccaacccaatcCATTCTGTGGTTGTATGTTTTAGATGTTGCATAATAAAATTACATGTGTTCTGCTTGCCATAATACATAATGCCATTTACAGCAATGTTAAGAAACTATTCACAACTAAAACATGAACAGAACAGCCAACAAAGCACAATAAATGAAACACAGAGTTGCAAGGTGTTAGTTACAAGATTCAGCGTTTCCCTTTACATATTTTTGGgctcacttttttctttcttttgcagcGTGAAAGAAATAACTACACCTATTGAACATACCGTATAAACATACAGAAAACAACACACTTACTCCTTGGAGGACAATGAAGGTCATACTTATCAGTTTCAGAACAGTAGTATAATACCACAGTCATGGAAGCTATGCTGACTTTGCACGCTACATCAAAAGCACAAAGGACTGGGACTCACATCTGCAAGGCTCAACACTCGAGTGCTCAAGGACAGAGGCCCAGCAGGCAGCCCGCTGCCCTCGCAGGGTCAGGGAACAGGACTCTGGCCTTAGTTACCTCCTGGGTCCCTTCCAGATTTTCAGGAGATTtctgtttgcttgcttttcagcaatttttttttattcctgcaatGTTCCTGCAAAGCTTCACATTGGAACATTACTCAGTttcctaaaaaaagaaaacctgtgaGTCCGGGGACTGCTCAATTAAATTTGAACAATCTGGATGTTAAACTTAAAATGAACACACATCAACACCAAAGGCATTTTCTTTACGGTGTTTATTTTAAGCATTAAGGTTCCTCTGCAAAAAGCTTTGGTCAGTCTCTTCAAACTTTGGATTGCTGTAATGCTTTTCTAGACCTCCCCTTTGATCATGAAGTCTGTCTCTCCCAGTGACTTTCAGAGGCAATGGCTGAAGGTCAGGCTTAATGAAACAGCCATCCACTCCATCAGTAGGTTTCAGGGGTGCTGACCTGCTGCTGGGCCCCACCAAGCCCCTCTCGGCCCCAGTGTCAGTAGGTTGTGGAGATGGTGGCACTGTGCTGGGGGGAAGAAAACAGTCATCAGCCACAGCAGTGTCCTCGTGTTTCTTTAGCAACTGGAAAGTGCTGTCAAAAGGGGAGGAGGTTTCACTGAAGGTAAACAGAGCCTGGTCTGAAAACTGGGAGAAAGCACTGTCCAGGGAGCAAATTGATGACACAGAGGGAGATGTCCCAGAAGAAGAGTGGCTAAAAGAGCTAAATCCTGAGCAAGTATTTAATCCCTCTGGCGTTGGAGGCAGGAGACAATGAGACAGGTCTTTCCTTTCAACGTTTTGATTTGTGTTGTCACTTTTACCAACATCAATCCCTACAAGCAAGCTCTGATTGCCGAGCTTTTGCCTTTCCACCTGCAACGACCGGCGCTGGCAGAGACACTCTTCATCCTGGTGAGGCAGGACCACGTCACAGCTGGCTTTGCGCGTGGCCTTCTCGCGCCCGGCATCGGCGCGGCCGGAACCGCATCCCTGCAGGCCAACCGCGGGCTCAGAGGAGCGCCGGTGCCTCCTCACCGTCTTGGGAGAACCCGAGGTAGCTGCTGAGGGGAAGCCACTGGAGTAGGGAGACTTGTTTGAGTTTTCTTGCAAGGAAAACTTGGGGTGCGCGTCGTCAGAAATTTCCAACTGCTTCAGTTTGTTCTGGCTTTGGATTTCGTCCACCTCTGTCTGCTCCGAATCGCCGTCGCTCAGAGTGAAGACAGACTCCCTGCTTCTGTAATCCTGATCACGGGTTTTAATCCAATCACTGGAGGAAGAGTCAGCTTCATCATTCGCCTCATTCTCCAGGCTGTCATAGGAAGAGTCATTCTGGTGGAGAGAAGCAACATCTGCAAGCACAAACCAAGTGTTAACACATCAGTGACTGAACTGCCCTCTTGACAAGCAgcttctttttattgttttgttttgtattttttttttttctggcaagtATCCTTTACTTTTAGGAGCATTTACCCTTTAAAGATCCTTCAAGCAAAAATACtaataatttcataaaaaattACTCTCTTAATATTGAACTGGAGAAGCTAAAGTGAGTACTAAGCTACTGTTCAGTCAAGAAATACAAGGTAACGGCACAAATAAGGGTTAGGGGGTTTATGTTGTGATTTTatctttggtttggttttttttaagtagatAGTAGCTAATCCAGCTGTAACAAATAatttacatacatacatacatagaTGGTAATTAGtaatctattttttcttttcattattgGATATTGAAAGCAACATTTAATCTTTCTATCTTTCTTTTAGACAAATGAAGAGAACAGGGTACACTTCTTACCTCTACTTCTTCcagaaaatacaatatttttaagaGCAACACTGTGAAGTTTTAGGCTCAGCTTAAACAGCCACCATTTGCACTGAGCAGTGCACACCTGGACCCTATCCTGCACCTGCAATAATTGGAATTacattaaatttcttttgctCTGGGTTAGGCTAAGCTGTCTTATCTCACATTTGCAGCAGACACAGTTCATGCACGGGCAGTCACCATGCCTCAGTGCCTGCCTGAAAGCTCATTCAGTTGCTGTGACATGTCATGGGTCTGAGCTCTCActgccagcacatcccagcacagcagatccCATGTGCTTCActcctggggagggggcaggccAAATTTCACCCAATCTCTCTGGAGGCAGAGCATGAGGAGTTTGAAACAGCCACATTGAGTCAGCCAGACATGCTGACACAAGTGTCGTTACCACTTTCAGCACAGGCCACCCGTGACAACATTTATTCGACAAAAATACTGCTCTAGAAATACTTTAAGGAGATATACAAAACTCCAGTCAAAATCAGAGggttggagagaaaaaaaaccattaatgATAATCTGGAAAACTCTGTCAACTACTCTGCCAAACAATTTCAGTCACCAGTTCCATGATTTTTCTGTGCTAGCAGCAAAATCTGGATGTCCCATTGAAACTCTGGAGATCTCTCTCTTTTGATAGTGAACAGACACTTTCAACCCTAACGTAATGGTGTGACAGCTGTATTGTGACCATTGTTGATCACTGACCTCCTGATATTTTGGGAAGAAACGGGCTGATGAAAAAATTCTAGATTTGAGAGGAAACCTTcactacatttttttctttttttaattttctttgtttcccctccctccttttttaACCATAGTGGTTCAGATGACCGGTATAGGAGCAAGAGTCTTTGTGAAAGCATTTTGTGATATGATCCAGGTCTATGGTAAGTTGAATCAGTGATTATGACCAATTCTTTGGGGAATTGAATGGAAAGAGAACAGCAGTATCTGGGAACATGAAGAAGGAATGGCATTTTCCCATGGAATATATCAATTTTTTGCCTGGCTGAGTTTATCTGTCTTAATGGGATCAAAACATCAATCTGCATTACCTGAGCTGTTCTCTCTCTTGCATGTCATCAGTATTTCTCCAAAGAGGGAGGTAATTTCATCTCCAAAAATCCTGCAGCAATTCTCAATGAGGAACTGTACCAGACTAGAAATCTGCAACAAAGCAATGGGAGAGAGACGTCAGATCTTTTATTACTCAACTCAGGACAAGCTCACCATACAGATGAGGAACAGGAGCAAACTGTCATCCATGACGACAGCCAGGAACTACTCTCTTGGTCTCCTGGGCCCAACAACCTGTCCTGGTACACATCCTTGTAAACATCTTTTCCATTTTACTCTGTCCTGTTCCAAGGTCACCACAACCATAGATCTTCTTGATGAGAGAAGCATTTTGCTGACATACTGGCATTGCTTTATGACCTCTCTCCCCTTCTTCCAGGAAGGATATGACAATGTATTGATGAATGTTTCTGGAGCCCTGATTTGAAGAGGTACTGAGTGTTCTCATGTTTGCAACCAACAGCCTGGTTGAATGGGATGAAGGTCGGTTGGGTTTTCTGCTACACCGAAGTGTTTCTCacctttttaataaattcactttCCATATCAGGAGTGGAGGATACAGGAGGCCAGAGCAGGCTAGGTGCAATGCAGACAGCTAGATTAAAGGCATTCATCTGGTTCTCTTCAGATCGCATTTCTATCCCATGCAGCACTCCAAAGATGTAACGCAAGAGAACAACATTAGctctggggagatgctccagtaACCTGAAAACATATAGAACCAGAATTCTTCACATTAGTGACCACTTTCCATAGATATACAGAAGTCAAAATAATGGAAATGCAGAAACAGGGTAACATGGTCCACTAATTAAACCAGGGAGGGCATcaaagagatgtttttgttaaaaaaaaaaaataattgcaagtTGAATATTTGTGATTCTGCATTCTGGGATATACATTTATAGGAAAAGAATGTAGAGAATATAAATAACTACCTTTGGATGCTTTTTATCTTCTCTTCATTATTTCCTTGATCCAGCACAGAGACCCACTTATCACACAGCTGGGATGATAAAATACTGCCTGGGATGTTGCGAAGAAAATCCTTatcaagagaaaagaagaacaaaacacatGAGCAGCTGTTCTGGGGCATGTGAGGGAGTAGGAATAAGATACACAGATACAAGAGGATGTATCAATAGGACAGCACTCCTGGCAAGTATATTGTTATACACAACcaccaaaaccagaagaaaatcaTCTGAGATAGAGGCACTTTAGATTATGCTTAAAGTGATTATTTCCCGGCCTTTCTCTACCTTTTCCTGTCAAATATAGGTATTTGAATGCTTCATCTGATATTGCTGAACTAAAAATCTGCAGTGAGACCAGTTATTTTGATGTTGCATAATGTCTGTCTTTATTTATCACTTCACTTCATCTGTAGTCCCTGTTTCTTCTCCTCAGCTGACAAACTCAAATACCTCCAGACAATACACTAACTTCCTTCCCCTAATCAATGGAATACTTAAACTAATCATTGATAGTGCTGCTATTTCTCTTTCCTAACACCTCAACCATGAGCATGGAAATTGTTGCAGTTTAGGAAGAAGGTAAAATCTTAGCTTCCCAAAATAGCTAGGGTAAGGGAAGCTTTTTTTGCACAAGGAACATTGGTTTGACCAATTATACAAAACTGTATAATGCATGGAAAAAAGAATCCAAATATTTATGGCAACACTATAAACTCACTAGGATCTGCAGTGTAAGATAGTACTGATGCCTTTCATATGCAGAGAGTAACAGgaccaggctgcagcacagacctcAGGAAAGCTGTCAGCAAAACAAGCTTGCtactcctcttcctcatcctaATTCAGTGGTAGCCTCCTGTGGAGATCCTCACAAGGTTAATGTGCCACCCATTCTTCTTAATTCATTCCTCTTTGGGCCTGTCCCTGGAGAAAAGCCCTCCCTGGCTGAACACAGgatctgtgctgctcccacccaaAAAGAGAGACAGGAACATTCTTCACATACCTTAAACAAAGATGCTGTCACAAATATGGATTCACGGGCCAGGTCCACTTCAGTGCCTGAATCAAGCTTCTCCTTTAGCTCTTTGAATGTTTTTGCACTTCCAGAGCGCCTGAAAATACCCTTGGTGGAAGGCCCCTCTTGGTAAAGGAGGGAAAGCATGtcctaaataaattaaaaaggcaaagagGATTTcccataaatatattttattgtcCAATGCCACTAAAAAGTAGTTTTGCCATTTTTGCCACAGCTGTAAAGCTTTCAGTCCTAAAAAACATCAGAAATCAAACACAAGTGAAGGCTCACCCTCCAAACCATGCCAAActgcacagcaaagctgtgATTTGGGGCTCTCATTTTGGAAAACATCCCCTCAGAAATACTGTGCTGCCAATGCTGAGCACTAACTTTCTTCATGACCTTCCAGGACCCGTGCAAGTTTCAGCCAAGTCATTTAAACATATAAATGCTGTGGTATGGGAAAAGGAGAGTGGCCTGTCTAATTCAAAGCTTGCATTTGACAGTGGCCTCAGCCAGACACTGCTTTGCAGAAATGTATGAGACCCTCATTGCTCATCATTGTCATTAATATTATCACCAACCATAGACAGAATTCTGTTTCACTGTTGatatctgaaaaaaagagatttttatccAAACTAGAAAGTGCTTTGTTTGTTAATACATATCTGCACTTCTACAGCAGATCAGAGTCAGGTTTTTACCCCTTTGCTGCTTGTGAAAGGTATCAGACTCTGcaagcagcccagggctgtcagCAGAACCAGCTCTGAGGCAAGGTGCTCCTGCTTAGGAGGTCACTCCAAGGGGGATAAAGCTCAGCTTGTGGCTCCCCTGAAGCCAGTGAGGCTACATAGGATTAAACAAGTAGACAGCTTAttacagagaagggaaaagcagattCCTGcccagcttttaaaataacGGGAGGGACtgatattttctgttaaataataagaggaaaacaaggagaaaaagaaatgcagaaatttctCCTGAGATAACATGTCCAGGATATTTGCCAGATGCTTAGTTCTCTGCAGTCCCCTGAGGGCCATCTCTCAGCATGCAGGTGAACTTTAAAAGGGGAAACACGTGCAGGCAATCTCTGGGATTATCTGTATGCACACAGTGGCCTGAGGACCAAATTATCAAAAATGATGGCAAGAAAAGGGACACAGAGGGGGGGTCCTGGGACACTGGTCCATCATCATTAAACTGAATTAGTCCAGCAATTAGTGGACCCCAAACTCCATTCCTTTTGGAGGGGTCTTTCCTAGTCTGGGCTATAAGGTAGGTCTTCCTGCCTCACAGCAGAGTAATTAAGTCTAATGGAAGCTATTACTTTTATtctttcatgtttctttctcattcttGCAGAGTCCAAGATCAAGAACTAATGGAAGTGCAGATGCTTTGGAGGAGCACCTTCATGGCAGCAGGACCCACGTCagcattttcattctctttgcAGGAATTTAGAACTCTCCCATCAAAACAGTCTGAGTCCCACAGCACAGGATGTTAGCACATGAACAAACcctttcaaaatacattttgaacaAAATATTCACAAGATAAAAATGGGAAGCCCCTATTAAACTAACAAACCCAGATGAAATTGCATGAATGCAGCTGTGCAAGACAATTCAGTGTGGCAATGGCTAAAAGAGAGCCCTTCAGCTGTGAAAGCAAGCTGCAAGCTCTGAAGCAGTTATGCAGCATGCCTGCAGCATTCATCCCTgctattttttctcttgcaagTAAATCCCATTCAGTTCCCCAGTATTCTATTCTCCAGAGATGCTGCGTGAATTCAGAAGTTCTATTTTGTGGTATCAACACAATGTTTAAAATTCAAAGCACAAAGTCTACCAAGATGTGATTCTATGCTTAGtaactttgggatttttttttttcaaataaaaatttactaTTATTTATGTGTTGGAGaaatttctgaaatgcagcattgGCTCATCTCTTAaacagagaggaggagagatcAGGTGATCACAGCCACACAGAGTCCACCTCTGGAGGGCTTATTTAAATAACCTAAATCAAGAAAATGTACACTTCtccttcaaaagaaaacactgttAAAAGACCTGAAATGCCCTGGTATGATTCCCTATTCAGGCAGTGATAAAGCAGCACATCAAGCTCCAGCTTAGGAGACAGAACACCTACTCTTGTAAACTGGTGTGACCCCACTGATTTCAGGGGGGTTCTGGCAATTTCTTCCAGCCAGAAGTCAGGCTGTTAGGATGAAGGGCCCAATCCTGCAGGGCTCATTCCCACTTTGTAAATACTTCATCTGCTGTACTGACAACAAGGCCTTCTAATGACCAAAAATGCCACATACATGCCTTAATTATGCCTAGGAATGGGCTCTAGGACAACCTTTTTCACGCTCCTAGGCTGCTTTTGAGAGCACCCACAGCACCAGAGCTCCCTCGAGACAGGATGAAAAGATGCTATTGTAGCCTCCACATTGCCACCTATTTTTTGCAGTGGTGCTGTCAGACCAAAAATGAGGACTCAGGATGCTTGTCTGCCCTGGAATGACTTCAAGAAAGGCTCTGAATTGCCTAGTTATGGGCAGGTGGCATTTTTATGCATGCGTGGGCTGCCTATATGGGACAGTGGATGAGACATTTATGGATGTGGGGATTTTACAGAGATCTTGGGAGTGGTTTAAAAAGGATGTGTGAATGTGGCATTCATTTACACAGTGTGAGTGAGGATTAGGGAACCAGCCTTATAGCATGGCCTGTACAGGAGAAatagcccagagcagcagaatgaTCACATGCATTTCTCAAGCTGTTATTAACTGGGCCTGACCACAGTATATATAGAAAACCAAAGTTCTTGCTGGGAATCACAAATGAGGTTTCCCTATGGAAACCTTTCTGGTTTCTTTGCTTGGGTAATTTCAATGTCCCATTTACAAACATATCCTCATTTACTAAACAGAGAAATTCCACCACTCTAAGACCCAACCCTGAGCCTGGGACTCACCAAGAGGGGTTTGGGCAGGTTGTCATCCTCACAGATGGCTGTTAGTAAGAGGCCAAAGAGcttcccaggaacagcagatGTTGAGGAGAGGGGTGCATTGTCCAAGTGAGTGCCTGGGCCACGCCAAAAAGCCCAATTTATGATAgatcttttccttttaaatgacTTTTGGCTTAGGTCTGGGGAAAGAGAAAGGTGTTTATTAtgagaaatgcatttcaatTCTACTTACAGTATTTGGGTTTTGGTGGTTGCTAtggtttcaaaggaaaaaatgtcacGAACTCAAAAAACTCCTTGCATCCAGCTAAGGCTAATCCACCATGTGCATACCTCTGTGtattggtgtgtgtgtgtagaatGTGTGGTCCCACTCATGCCCTGAAGGGGATCACCAGGatctgccctgcactgctggaggaATGTCAGCACTCTCCACCACGTGCAGGATGGCAAACCTCAGCCTGCTGACTTCACACAGCTGCACTCTGCTAAACAACTCATTTCCCACCCACAGGGGGAAATCCACTGCCCTCACCCCAGCACGCTGTCCAGGGCCATCCTAGCTCTCCTGACAATGTGGGAGACTCTCCAGAAATACCACCAGAGAATCAACTAATGAGATGGGGCATTTTCAGACCAGGAAAAGCCACTGCCTTTGCTCTCTTCTCCACAATGCAGGAGAGTCATCAGTGTCCTCACTCCAAGCATTTGCTGACTGTGGCCCAGGGATGGTGCCTGCCCTTTAATCACTGCCTTCCAGATGGCATTGCAGCATGCTGCCAGCACACTGATGGGCTCTGCTTGTCCCCATTGTAACATACATCATCTGATATCAACACAGGCATGCC
Proteins encoded:
- the ARHGAP20 gene encoding rho GTPase-activating protein 20 isoform X2: MSRERREAAAGVSGKMKSLAQRRQSAPSLIFVKALSRSRSASREGCLSPISPESWPLVQSFICHNRMLILDGHVQLKTSLQTQERHLFLFTDLLVVAKSKSHSHFKLKCQARLCEMWTAFCTEEVCEGSTDPDRSFVLGWPTTNCVANFRSAEQKETWLSVLQSRIREEKEKDNPKSIRLTIIAKDVGTCAYSKTLNVTNVDTANDVILMALQQLGINGSEKDYKLWVISGREHAPYPLIGHEYPFGITMSHIRDAMPHGSKHCACPRQLQGPFLTEQLPQELQCQFVLKPSQVAVCQQLNDLSQKSFKRKRSIINWAFWRGPGTHLDNAPLSSTSAVPGKLFGLLLTAICEDDNLPKPLLDMLSLLYQEGPSTKGIFRRSGSAKTFKELKEKLDSGTEVDLARESIFVTASLFKDFLRNIPGSILSSQLCDKWVSVLDQGNNEEKIKSIQRLLEHLPRANVVLLRYIFGVLHGIEMRSEENQMNAFNLAVCIAPSLLWPPVSSTPDMESEFIKKISSLVQFLIENCCRIFGDEITSLFGEILMTCKRENSSDVASLHQNDSSYDSLENEANDEADSSSSDWIKTRDQDYRSRESVFTLSDGDSEQTEVDEIQSQNKLKQLEISDDAHPKFSLQENSNKSPYSSGFPSAATSGSPKTVRRHRRSSEPAVGLQGCGSGRADAGREKATRKASCDVVLPHQDEECLCQRRSLQVERQKLGNQSLLVGIDVGKSDNTNQNVERKDLSHCLLPPTPEGLNTCSGFSSFSHSSSGTSPSVSSICSLDSAFSQFSDQALFTFSETSSPFDSTFQLLKKHEDTAVADDCFLPPSTVPPSPQPTDTGAERGLVGPSSRSAPLKPTDGVDGCFIKPDLQPLPLKVTGRDRLHDQRGGLEKHYSNPKFEETDQSFLQRNLNA
- the ARHGAP20 gene encoding rho GTPase-activating protein 20 isoform X1, whose protein sequence is MDVMSPQQEHLGPGRSSSVSGESRGFAAADSKKKMKSLAQRRQSAPSLIFVKALSRSRSASREGCLSPISPESWPLVQSFICHNRMLILDGHVQLKTSLQTQERHLFLFTDLLVVAKSKSHSHFKLKCQARLCEMWTAFCTEEVCEGSTDPDRSFVLGWPTTNCVANFRSAEQKETWLSVLQSRIREEKEKDNPKSIRLTIIAKDVGTCAYSKTLNVTNVDTANDVILMALQQLGINGSEKDYKLWVISGREHAPYPLIGHEYPFGITMSHIRDAMPHGSKHCACPRQLQGPFLTEQLPQELQCQFVLKPSQVAVCQQLNDLSQKSFKRKRSIINWAFWRGPGTHLDNAPLSSTSAVPGKLFGLLLTAICEDDNLPKPLLDMLSLLYQEGPSTKGIFRRSGSAKTFKELKEKLDSGTEVDLARESIFVTASLFKDFLRNIPGSILSSQLCDKWVSVLDQGNNEEKIKSIQRLLEHLPRANVVLLRYIFGVLHGIEMRSEENQMNAFNLAVCIAPSLLWPPVSSTPDMESEFIKKISSLVQFLIENCCRIFGDEITSLFGEILMTCKRENSSDVASLHQNDSSYDSLENEANDEADSSSSDWIKTRDQDYRSRESVFTLSDGDSEQTEVDEIQSQNKLKQLEISDDAHPKFSLQENSNKSPYSSGFPSAATSGSPKTVRRHRRSSEPAVGLQGCGSGRADAGREKATRKASCDVVLPHQDEECLCQRRSLQVERQKLGNQSLLVGIDVGKSDNTNQNVERKDLSHCLLPPTPEGLNTCSGFSSFSHSSSGTSPSVSSICSLDSAFSQFSDQALFTFSETSSPFDSTFQLLKKHEDTAVADDCFLPPSTVPPSPQPTDTGAERGLVGPSSRSAPLKPTDGVDGCFIKPDLQPLPLKVTGRDRLHDQRGGLEKHYSNPKFEETDQSFLQRNLNA